A single region of the Armatimonadota bacterium genome encodes:
- the trpC gene encoding indole-3-glycerol-phosphate synthase: MNILDTILAHKRQEVAEAEARIPFSQLEKQLSDAPPVCSFRHALQRADGRVAVIAEVKKASPSKGVLCEHFDPLHIALTYAQNGASAISVLTDERFFQGHLHYLRDIRQHVPIPILRKDFLISRYQVLEARVAGADAVLLIVAALSDEQLRDLLTYTHEMGMDALVEVHTESELHRAVQADAKVIGINNRDLTTFHTTLEITERLAPQIPPGSIIVSESGIDSAEDVRRVARAGAHAVLVGESLMRAGDIGQKLRELAEVERIARDEACRKA; encoded by the coding sequence GTGAACATTCTGGATACTATCCTCGCCCACAAGCGCCAGGAGGTCGCCGAAGCCGAAGCGCGCATTCCCTTTTCGCAGTTGGAAAAACAGTTGTCCGACGCTCCCCCCGTGTGTTCCTTTCGTCACGCCCTGCAGCGAGCCGATGGTCGGGTAGCGGTGATTGCCGAGGTCAAAAAGGCGTCGCCCTCCAAAGGTGTGCTGTGCGAGCACTTTGACCCCCTGCATATCGCTCTCACCTACGCACAGAACGGCGCCAGTGCTATCAGCGTACTCACCGATGAACGCTTCTTTCAGGGGCACCTGCACTACCTTCGGGATATACGCCAGCATGTGCCGATACCCATACTGCGCAAGGATTTCCTCATCAGCCGGTATCAGGTGCTGGAAGCCAGAGTAGCAGGAGCAGATGCTGTGCTGCTGATCGTCGCCGCGCTGTCGGATGAGCAGCTGCGCGACTTGCTGACGTACACGCACGAGATGGGCATGGACGCACTGGTGGAGGTGCATACGGAATCGGAACTGCATCGTGCAGTGCAGGCGGACGCCAAGGTCATCGGCATTAACAACCGCGACCTGACCACTTTCCACACCACGCTAGAGATCACCGAACGCCTTGCTCCTCAGATACCCCCAGGGAGTATTATCGTCAGCGAGAGTGGTATCGATTCGGCGGAGGATGTGCGCCGTGTCGCCCGTGCAGGTGCCCACGCGGTGCTGGTGGGCGAATCGCTGATGCGAGCGGGAGACATCGGACAGAAGCTGAGAGAGCTGGCAGAGGTAGAGCGTATAGCGCGGGATGAAGCTTGCCGAAAGGCTTAA
- a CDS encoding oxidoreductase produces MKNTIPKRIYGKTGIQMPILSLGGAGILQDLNRRQQAVAIIREAIESGIYYLDTAVQYANGNSETIFGEAIQGIRDKVFLSTKSARRDYDGAWRDLQQSLRRLRTSRLDQWIVHHVSYPHEVEQLFSPGGALRTFQQAKEQKIVRYIGVSGHNDPKILKTMLERFPFDMVLFPLNPAEPHHPRTFARDFLDFAVQKQIGLAVMKVMGVGRLVGEGRFTVEELFRYTLSHPVHTAVILPNSLRELRELVQAAREFRPLSREARRALEERAKPFAMQVARVYHDWP; encoded by the coding sequence ATGAAAAACACTATTCCCAAGCGTATTTACGGCAAAACAGGAATCCAAATGCCTATCCTGTCCCTGGGGGGGGCGGGTATCTTGCAAGACCTGAACCGGCGACAGCAAGCGGTAGCCATCATTCGCGAGGCGATAGAATCGGGCATTTACTACCTCGATACCGCGGTGCAGTACGCCAACGGAAATAGCGAAACCATCTTTGGAGAGGCGATACAGGGAATCCGCGATAAGGTGTTCCTCAGCACCAAGAGCGCACGTCGTGACTATGATGGTGCATGGCGCGACCTGCAGCAAAGCCTTCGCCGACTGCGCACCAGCAGGCTGGACCAGTGGATTGTGCACCATGTCTCTTACCCGCATGAGGTAGAGCAGCTGTTCTCTCCCGGCGGCGCGTTGAGGACTTTCCAGCAGGCAAAAGAGCAGAAGATTGTGCGCTACATCGGCGTCTCGGGGCATAACGATCCTAAAATCCTGAAGACCATGCTGGAGCGTTTTCCCTTCGATATGGTGCTGTTTCCCCTGAACCCAGCCGAGCCACATCATCCTCGCACCTTCGCCCGCGATTTTCTGGATTTCGCGGTGCAGAAGCAGATAGGTCTGGCTGTGATGAAGGTGATGGGTGTGGGCAGATTAGTGGGGGAAGGCAGGTTTACGGTGGAGGAGCTGTTCCGCTACACGCTGAGCCACCCTGTTCACACAGCGGTCATTTTGCCCAACTCTCTGCGCGAACTGCGCGAGCTGGTGCAGGCTGCCCGGGAGTTTCGCCCGCTGTCCCGAGAAGCCAGGCGTGCTCTGGAAGAGCGAGCGAAACCTTTCGCGATGCAGGTAGCCAGGGTCTACCACGATTGGCCGTAA
- a CDS encoding DNA-directed DNA polymerase: MSQPRFVHLHTHTEYSLLDGANRIKPLVQQVANLGMPALAITDHGVMSGVIEFYEACLEAGIKPIIGCEVYVAPRKRTDRDARKDSSAFHLLLLAKNLTGYKNLIRLTTIASLEGFYYKPRVDHEVLQQYSEGLIATSGCLSSEVCVALIQRDYEKALRIAGFYRDLFGKENYFIELQDHGLSEQKAIRDGLIRLSRDLGVPLVCTNDVHYLNAEDARAHDVLLCIQTGKTIQDEDRLRYGSNEFYLKTPEQMARLFPQHPEALENTLRIAEMVDLRLEFGRVHLPEPDLPPGHTAISYLSYLAREGMKSKYHPVTPEVEQRLAYELDVIEKTGFAPYFLIVRDFAQFARDRGIFFGVRGSAAGSMVSYCIGITDIDPLYYGLTFERFLNPERVQMPDIDMDFEDTRRDEVIRYVTEKYGEDRVAQIGTFGTLGAKQAVRDVGKALGIPAQTVDQIARLIPAGPKVTLESALQDSPELQELIEKDPRLQELMEIAKRLEGVSRHMSTHAAGVVISRDPLAEHVPLARVGEGPPVTQYDMGSLEKIGLLKMDFLGLTNLTILAKTLRNIEQTRGERIDLHSIPLDDRKTYEMLGQGDTTGVFQLESQGMRRNIAELKPGDVRELAAMVALYRPGPMDHIPRYIRCKLGLQPIEYPHPSLEPILQETYGVIVYQDQVLQIVRALAGFTLGQADILRRAMGKKKAEDMEKMRSKFIEGAVRNAINQEQAEKLFELIEPFAGYAFNKAHAVCYAMVAYQTAYLKANYPVEYFAALMAAHFDNQDKVVQYVEECRRRNIQILPPDINRSDVDFTVEEGAIRFGLGAIKNVGKAAVEVILRARADGPFTSLFDFCVRTLEQQGNFGKSTVETLIQAGAFHSLVPNRNRLLSGLDDTWAAAQRAVHNRRIGQESLFAGGQMHEVEEPPLPSVPEFSREQILAFEKELLGVYLADHPLRSLQTRMKQLGVVPCNHLNEIADGAQVRVAGVITSVRPLRTKRGDRMAAITLEDLTGTISATAFPKVYEEHKSLLAKDCVVVLEGRVKHRDRLRAEDPESGEAQVQVELVCEKAYALTNGSTPTSNGNSKPSARTLHIRLTPAHRPALRVLREILTRHPGEARLVLHVDSGRQRYRVISHLNVDASDNTQQDLVRIVGRDSVWLQ, from the coding sequence ATGTCACAACCGCGATTTGTGCATCTGCACACGCATACGGAATACAGTCTACTGGATGGTGCCAATCGCATCAAGCCGCTCGTACAGCAAGTAGCCAATCTGGGAATGCCTGCTCTGGCGATTACCGACCACGGCGTCATGAGCGGAGTCATCGAGTTCTACGAAGCTTGTCTGGAAGCGGGAATCAAGCCGATTATCGGCTGTGAAGTGTACGTGGCGCCTCGCAAGCGTACCGACCGCGATGCACGCAAAGACTCTTCTGCCTTCCACCTGCTCCTGCTGGCGAAAAACCTTACAGGCTATAAGAACCTGATTCGTCTCACCACCATTGCATCGCTGGAGGGGTTCTACTACAAACCGCGCGTGGACCACGAGGTGCTGCAGCAATACAGCGAAGGACTGATTGCGACTAGTGGGTGCTTGAGCAGTGAGGTTTGTGTGGCGCTGATTCAGCGCGATTACGAGAAAGCTTTGCGCATTGCAGGTTTCTACCGTGACCTCTTCGGTAAGGAGAACTACTTCATCGAGTTGCAGGACCACGGTCTGAGCGAGCAGAAGGCGATTCGCGACGGACTGATACGACTGTCCCGTGACCTCGGCGTGCCTCTGGTGTGCACCAATGACGTACACTACCTGAACGCCGAAGACGCTCGCGCGCACGATGTGCTGTTGTGCATCCAGACGGGCAAAACGATACAGGATGAAGACCGTCTGCGCTATGGCTCTAACGAATTCTACCTGAAAACGCCCGAGCAGATGGCGCGGTTGTTCCCGCAACATCCGGAGGCGTTGGAAAACACTCTGCGCATCGCGGAGATGGTGGACCTGCGCCTGGAATTCGGACGGGTGCACCTGCCGGAGCCAGACCTTCCCCCCGGGCACACTGCTATCAGCTATCTGTCGTACCTCGCGCGCGAGGGAATGAAGAGCAAGTACCACCCCGTTACCCCAGAGGTGGAACAAAGGCTGGCATACGAGCTGGATGTGATTGAGAAGACCGGTTTTGCCCCGTATTTCCTGATCGTGCGCGATTTCGCCCAGTTCGCCCGCGACCGAGGGATTTTCTTTGGAGTGCGCGGCTCCGCTGCCGGAAGCATGGTTTCGTACTGTATCGGCATCACCGACATCGACCCGCTTTACTACGGTCTGACCTTCGAACGCTTTTTGAATCCTGAGCGCGTGCAGATGCCCGATATCGACATGGACTTCGAGGACACGCGGCGGGATGAGGTGATCCGTTACGTCACAGAGAAATACGGCGAGGATCGGGTGGCGCAAATCGGCACGTTCGGAACGCTGGGTGCCAAACAAGCGGTGCGCGACGTGGGCAAGGCGCTGGGCATCCCCGCACAGACTGTAGACCAGATTGCCCGTCTGATACCAGCCGGACCGAAAGTAACCCTTGAGAGTGCACTGCAAGACAGCCCGGAGCTTCAGGAGCTGATAGAAAAAGACCCTCGCCTGCAAGAGCTGATGGAGATTGCCAAACGTCTGGAGGGTGTCTCCAGACACATGAGCACTCACGCCGCGGGGGTGGTTATCAGTCGTGACCCGCTGGCAGAGCATGTCCCTCTGGCGAGGGTGGGCGAAGGTCCGCCGGTGACGCAGTACGACATGGGTTCGCTGGAAAAAATCGGCTTGCTGAAGATGGACTTCCTCGGATTGACCAACCTGACGATCCTCGCCAAGACGCTGCGCAATATCGAACAGACGCGAGGCGAACGTATCGACCTGCACAGCATCCCGCTGGACGACCGCAAAACGTACGAGATGCTGGGACAGGGCGACACTACGGGTGTGTTCCAGCTGGAATCGCAGGGAATGCGGCGCAACATCGCCGAGCTCAAACCGGGTGATGTGCGAGAGCTGGCAGCAATGGTTGCCCTCTACCGCCCGGGACCGATGGACCATATCCCTCGTTACATCCGGTGTAAGCTGGGGCTACAGCCCATCGAGTATCCGCACCCTTCGCTGGAACCCATCCTCCAAGAGACCTATGGTGTCATTGTCTACCAGGACCAGGTGCTACAAATCGTGCGTGCGCTGGCGGGTTTCACGCTGGGGCAGGCAGACATCCTGCGCCGCGCGATGGGCAAGAAAAAAGCCGAAGACATGGAGAAGATGCGCTCCAAATTCATCGAGGGAGCCGTACGCAATGCAATCAACCAAGAGCAGGCGGAAAAACTCTTCGAGTTGATCGAGCCGTTCGCTGGCTACGCCTTCAACAAAGCGCACGCTGTTTGCTATGCGATGGTAGCCTACCAGACCGCCTACCTGAAAGCAAACTACCCGGTGGAGTACTTTGCCGCGCTGATGGCGGCGCATTTTGACAATCAGGATAAAGTGGTGCAGTATGTGGAAGAATGCCGTCGGCGCAACATCCAGATACTGCCCCCCGACATCAACCGCAGCGATGTGGACTTCACCGTGGAGGAAGGAGCTATTCGCTTTGGGTTAGGCGCTATCAAAAACGTGGGCAAGGCTGCGGTAGAGGTCATCCTGCGCGCACGGGCAGACGGACCGTTCACCAGCCTTTTTGACTTCTGTGTACGCACCCTGGAACAACAGGGCAACTTCGGTAAGAGCACAGTGGAAACACTCATTCAGGCGGGAGCGTTTCACTCACTGGTGCCCAACCGCAACAGGCTGTTGTCTGGTCTAGACGATACCTGGGCGGCGGCGCAGCGTGCCGTGCATAACCGACGTATCGGGCAGGAATCGCTGTTCGCAGGAGGGCAAATGCACGAGGTGGAGGAGCCTCCTTTGCCCAGCGTGCCCGAATTCTCGCGCGAGCAAATACTTGCCTTTGAAAAGGAACTGCTGGGCGTCTATCTGGCAGACCATCCCTTACGTTCTCTGCAAACGCGCATGAAGCAGCTGGGGGTGGTGCCTTGCAACCACCTCAATGAGATCGCGGATGGCGCACAGGTGCGCGTCGCGGGAGTGATTACCAGCGTGCGACCGCTGCGAACCAAGCGGGGCGACCGCATGGCAGCCATCACCCTGGAAGACCTCACCGGTACCATCTCCGCCACCGCCTTCCCCAAAGTGTATGAAGAACACAAATCTTTGCTTGCCAAAGACTGCGTGGTGGTTCTGGAAGGCAGGGTCAAACACCGCGATCGCTTACGTGCGGAAGACCCAGAGTCCGGTGAGGCACAGGTGCAGGTGGAGCTGGTGTGTGAGAAGGCATACGCTCTGACGAACGGCAGCACGCCAACCAGCAACGGCAACAGCAAACCGTCCGCCCGCACCCTGCACATTCGCCTGACCCCTGCTCACCGCCCCGCGCTGCGAGTGTTGCGAGAGATTCTCACCAGGCATCCCGGCGAGGCGCGATTGGTATTGCACGTCGACTCGGGCAGGCAGCGATACCGTGTGATCTCGCATCTGAATGTGGACGCTAGCGATAACACCCAGCAGGACCTGGTGCGTATCGTTGGACGTGACAGCGTCTGGCTACAGTAG
- the sbcC gene encoding nuclease SbcCD subunit C yields the protein MKLHRLQLSHFRQYIDLDLAFGDGITAIIGANGSGKSTLLEAICWSLYGSDALRSKVEEVRPLFLSLLDSGSPRAKGTNPKAVLTFSLGGVTYEIERTAQGARLYRLQSEREAIADGTTAVNSMVQRLLGGMTYRQFLTSFFAQQGELEFLNFDKARRREEVLRMLGLERVTRSVKWMDEELAKGRSELRGKQSLSLSPEEAKAQLERAREDLKGALTDLQKAEEVLERAKAHWEHWKPLAEQWVAKKTAYDSLQTQVQLLQNNIQNREEERRRLQQELSEAQAARKRIEELRPQGERYKEVREQLRQLEELQRYEQRRAELRVHKENLVAQLAEKEKQLEATEAELSSLQSQKEELDAQEQRVHELNEKAKQAEELRRTLEQMDSRKLAVQKQLSALDAQVTSLGEQKQQREQQIASTEGILAEVQRTSTLVHEAEQRVRDLETELARLERQRASAIASADAEAKSVQQQMREIEKRRQNVEALGPDGECPVCTRRLGEEYASVVKHFEMELQEAERRLQAALSRKAEAERDTEAIDQCRANLEEARADLQQYREQLARLQEQIRQRDDWLQEVRSLREQIEHLLQQRERLASSYDASEHERIRQQVEALQPVAQQALAEKQVWQERRNRWQSEMARVQDAVKQLSSTLEQLKRAIRTADAEMQQLPSGYDATLHEQLRQEMTDLQPAWDEALRLHAVAKRLDDLQVRHNELLKAIQTTGEQLEQTRQKLQDLAYHEEEYQQVMSQFELCESALRDAQMQVRVLQERVKQREEQVVTLEEQWQRLQEHLRELRELQRAVLRDETVRNWLRSFADLLNSEVVPELQERAGELLNLLTDGRYTQLQITEEFEFTLYDEERPKPIISGGEEDIVNLSLRLAMAEMICERSGQPLGLLVLDEVFGSLDADRRENTLQLLRRLRDRFEQIIIISHIEEIQAGADRCLQVEYHPSQHRSTVREVNLLASVDILDEEPSLKSESSETVSQAWGGLFDT from the coding sequence ATGAAGTTGCACCGTTTACAGCTCTCCCATTTTCGACAATACATCGACTTAGACCTCGCCTTCGGAGACGGTATTACCGCCATTATCGGCGCAAACGGTTCGGGCAAAAGTACCCTGCTGGAGGCAATCTGCTGGTCGCTGTACGGCTCGGACGCACTGCGCAGCAAGGTGGAAGAGGTGCGCCCGCTGTTCCTGAGCCTGCTGGATAGCGGTTCGCCAAGAGCCAAAGGCACGAACCCTAAGGCGGTGCTGACTTTCTCGCTGGGCGGCGTGACCTATGAAATAGAGCGCACCGCGCAGGGTGCGCGCCTGTATCGCCTGCAATCGGAGCGCGAAGCGATTGCGGACGGTACGACAGCGGTCAACAGTATGGTACAGCGGCTGCTCGGGGGCATGACTTATCGTCAGTTCCTCACCTCGTTCTTCGCGCAGCAGGGTGAGCTGGAGTTCCTGAATTTCGACAAGGCGCGTCGGCGTGAAGAGGTGCTGCGGATGCTGGGGCTGGAGCGTGTCACCCGCAGCGTGAAGTGGATGGACGAGGAGCTGGCGAAGGGTCGTTCGGAGTTGCGCGGCAAACAGTCGCTATCTCTCAGTCCCGAAGAGGCAAAGGCGCAGCTGGAGCGGGCGCGGGAGGATCTGAAAGGCGCGCTCACTGACCTGCAAAAGGCAGAAGAGGTGTTGGAAAGGGCAAAGGCGCACTGGGAGCACTGGAAACCTCTGGCTGAACAGTGGGTTGCCAAAAAGACGGCGTACGACAGCCTGCAAACGCAGGTGCAGCTGCTTCAGAACAACATTCAGAATCGCGAGGAAGAGCGGAGACGCCTGCAGCAGGAGCTGTCCGAAGCACAGGCGGCGCGAAAGCGCATCGAGGAGTTGCGCCCGCAGGGAGAAAGGTACAAAGAAGTGCGCGAGCAATTGCGCCAGCTGGAGGAGCTGCAGCGATACGAGCAACGCCGAGCCGAACTGCGCGTGCACAAGGAAAACCTGGTGGCACAGTTAGCGGAAAAGGAGAAGCAGCTCGAGGCAACCGAGGCGGAGTTATCCAGCCTGCAAAGCCAGAAGGAGGAACTGGATGCACAAGAACAACGTGTACACGAACTAAACGAAAAGGCGAAACAGGCGGAAGAGTTACGTCGTACCCTGGAGCAGATGGACAGTCGTAAACTGGCTGTACAAAAGCAGTTGTCCGCGCTCGATGCTCAGGTCACCTCTTTAGGCGAGCAGAAGCAGCAGAGAGAACAACAGATAGCCTCCACAGAGGGCATCCTGGCAGAGGTGCAGCGCACGAGCACGCTGGTACACGAAGCAGAACAGCGCGTGCGTGATCTGGAAACGGAGCTGGCGCGTTTAGAGAGACAACGTGCCAGCGCCATCGCCAGCGCAGACGCCGAAGCGAAAAGCGTCCAGCAGCAGATGCGAGAGATAGAGAAGCGTCGCCAGAATGTGGAGGCATTGGGACCCGATGGCGAATGCCCCGTCTGCACCCGCCGCCTGGGCGAAGAGTACGCCAGTGTGGTGAAGCACTTTGAAATGGAGCTGCAAGAAGCAGAAAGACGTTTACAGGCGGCGCTGAGCCGAAAAGCGGAGGCGGAACGCGACACCGAAGCGATAGACCAGTGCCGGGCAAACCTGGAGGAAGCGCGCGCCGACCTCCAGCAGTATCGCGAACAGCTTGCCCGACTGCAGGAGCAGATACGTCAGCGGGATGACTGGCTTCAGGAGGTCCGGAGCCTCCGGGAGCAAATAGAGCATCTGTTACAGCAGCGAGAGCGGCTGGCTTCGTCCTACGATGCTTCAGAGCATGAGCGGATACGTCAGCAGGTGGAAGCACTGCAGCCCGTTGCCCAGCAGGCACTGGCGGAAAAACAGGTCTGGCAGGAACGTCGCAATCGGTGGCAGAGCGAAATGGCGCGCGTGCAGGATGCAGTAAAGCAACTGAGCAGCACGCTGGAGCAATTGAAGAGGGCCATACGCACTGCGGATGCTGAGATGCAGCAGCTGCCGTCTGGCTACGATGCCACACTCCATGAACAGCTGCGCCAGGAGATGACCGACCTGCAGCCGGCGTGGGATGAGGCGTTGCGTTTACACGCCGTCGCCAAACGTCTGGACGACCTGCAGGTACGCCATAACGAACTGCTGAAGGCGATACAAACCACCGGGGAGCAGCTGGAGCAAACGCGCCAGAAATTACAGGATCTGGCTTATCACGAGGAGGAGTACCAGCAGGTCATGAGCCAGTTTGAGCTTTGCGAGAGCGCTTTACGCGATGCGCAAATGCAGGTGCGTGTGCTGCAGGAGCGGGTCAAGCAACGAGAGGAGCAGGTCGTTACGCTCGAGGAGCAATGGCAACGTCTGCAGGAACATCTGCGCGAACTGCGCGAACTGCAACGCGCTGTGCTCCGGGATGAGACTGTGCGCAACTGGCTGCGCAGCTTTGCCGACCTGCTAAACAGCGAGGTGGTGCCGGAGCTTCAGGAGCGGGCAGGGGAGCTTCTGAACCTGCTGACCGATGGGCGCTACACACAGCTGCAGATTACCGAAGAATTTGAGTTCACGCTCTATGATGAAGAGCGCCCCAAGCCCATCATCTCCGGCGGAGAGGAGGATATCGTGAATCTCAGCCTACGTCTGGCCATGGCGGAGATGATTTGTGAGCGGAGTGGTCAGCCGTTAGGACTGCTGGTTCTGGACGAGGTATTCGGCTCGCTAGATGCTGATCGGCGCGAGAATACCCTGCAGCTGCTGCGCCGTCTGCGTGACCGCTTCGAGCAGATTATCATCATCTCGCACATCGAAGAGATACAGGCTGGTGCCGACCGCTGCCTGCAGGTGGAATACCATCCGAGCCAGCACCGTAGCACCGTGCGGGAAGTAAACTTGCTGGCGAGTGTGGATATTCTGGACGAGGAACCTTCTCTGAAGTCGGAATCTTCTGAAACGGTTTCGCAGGCATGGGGAGGGTTGTTTGACACCTGA
- a CDS encoding fucose isomerase, whose product MVQFPPVKLGLIAANRGFFSDELAAKMRHETIAAMREVGIEVVVPDESMTKLGCVETLKEAYIAGKLFRERAVDGIVVAAVNFGDEQGVAAAVKTADLNVPIYIFGCQEEEVLTPSTPRRDSFCGLLSIGEALRQLGVDYTVGRVPILFPREEAFRKDILRFAAVCRVVNGIRKARYGQIGARPDAFWTCRYDEKMLQRLGPTVVTLDLSEAVAAVQRMSPDSAEVQQKMQQIAQYADAKGVPAEVLNKMARFELFVERFIEEKGLDALAIQCWTSIQMNLGICTCTTMSRLGDRGIPCACESDIMGTLSMHAALLASGAPATLADWNNLHNEDPELANLWHCGVYPTTFAKTPPRIGVQEIIAASTGRENATGVIEFEVKEGPVTLCRITQSADGEWKAALAQGTIEENRAKTFGAYGWCRIPGLQRFYRDVLCRHFPHHVAMTLGSVGDVLWEALGNYFGMDVYAPDATSGFWTPEPPFWSEG is encoded by the coding sequence ATGGTGCAATTTCCACCCGTAAAACTTGGACTGATTGCCGCCAACCGCGGTTTCTTTAGCGACGAGCTCGCCGCGAAGATGCGCCACGAGACCATTGCTGCAATGCGCGAAGTGGGCATCGAGGTCGTGGTGCCCGATGAGAGCATGACCAAGCTGGGTTGCGTGGAGACGCTGAAGGAGGCGTACATCGCGGGCAAGCTGTTCCGTGAACGCGCGGTGGACGGCATCGTGGTTGCGGCGGTGAACTTCGGCGATGAGCAGGGCGTGGCGGCTGCAGTAAAAACTGCCGACCTGAACGTACCGATTTACATCTTCGGATGCCAGGAAGAGGAGGTGCTGACCCCAAGCACCCCACGTCGCGACTCGTTCTGCGGACTGCTTTCCATCGGCGAAGCGTTGCGCCAGCTGGGTGTGGACTACACGGTAGGGCGAGTGCCCATCCTGTTTCCCCGCGAAGAGGCGTTTCGGAAGGATATCTTGCGCTTTGCCGCCGTGTGCCGCGTGGTCAACGGTATCCGCAAGGCGCGATATGGGCAGATTGGTGCCCGCCCGGACGCCTTCTGGACCTGTCGCTATGACGAAAAGATGCTTCAGCGTTTGGGACCAACTGTGGTCACCCTGGACCTGTCGGAAGCGGTCGCTGCCGTGCAGAGAATGAGCCCCGACAGCGCAGAGGTGCAGCAGAAGATGCAGCAGATTGCCCAGTACGCCGATGCGAAAGGTGTGCCCGCTGAGGTGCTCAACAAGATGGCGCGCTTTGAGCTGTTTGTGGAGCGCTTTATCGAAGAAAAGGGACTGGACGCGCTGGCAATCCAGTGCTGGACATCTATCCAGATGAACCTGGGCATCTGCACCTGTACGACCATGAGCCGACTGGGCGACCGGGGCATCCCCTGCGCTTGCGAGTCGGACATTATGGGCACGCTGTCCATGCACGCTGCGCTGCTGGCATCTGGGGCACCTGCTACTCTTGCCGACTGGAACAACCTGCACAACGAGGACCCCGAGCTGGCGAACCTGTGGCATTGCGGAGTGTATCCGACCACATTTGCCAAAACGCCTCCGCGTATCGGCGTGCAGGAGATTATCGCAGCCTCTACTGGGCGCGAGAACGCTACCGGCGTCATTGAGTTCGAGGTCAAGGAGGGACCGGTGACCTTGTGCCGTATCACGCAGAGCGCAGACGGCGAGTGGAAGGCGGCTCTGGCACAGGGTACCATAGAAGAGAATCGCGCCAAAACCTTTGGGGCGTATGGATGGTGCCGCATCCCGGGACTGCAGCGATTCTACCGGGATGTGCTGTGCCGGCACTTCCCGCACCACGTGGCGATGACGCTCGGTTCCGTCGGCGATGTGCTGTGGGAGGCACTGGGCAATTACTTCGGTATGGATGTGTACGCACCCGATGCGACTTCGGGCTTCTGGACACCGGAGCCGCCGTTCTGGAGCGAAGGGTAG
- a CDS encoding iron-sulfur cluster carrier protein has protein sequence MSDYTVTEQQVLDALRSVVDPDLHRDIVSLGFVKDIQICDGNVAFQIELTTPACPVKDLMKSQATQVVLQIPGVKSVNVEMTANVRSRQIGAEDLLQGVRHVIAVASGKGGVGKSTVAVNLAVALAQLGAKVGLLDADVYGPSVPLLMGTRETPPVINDKIIPVERYGVQMMSLGFLLPDEHAVIWRGPMVAGTVRQLLTDVQWGEKDYLIVDLPPGTGDASITLSQSVPITGVVIVMTPQDVAFTIAGKAVAMFRKLEEGLGRPIPILGIIENMSGFVCPHCGHFTSVFAGRGAPYAAERLEVPFLGAIPLDPNISLSGDEGVPAVVAHPESAQAKAFRDIAQALAAQCSIHSMADPTLLRQIPVIRRS, from the coding sequence ATGAGCGACTACACCGTCACGGAGCAACAGGTTCTGGACGCGCTGCGTTCGGTCGTAGACCCTGATTTGCATCGGGACATCGTTAGTCTCGGGTTCGTCAAAGACATCCAGATATGCGATGGCAACGTCGCCTTTCAGATAGAACTCACCACCCCCGCCTGCCCCGTCAAGGACCTGATGAAATCACAAGCCACCCAGGTGGTGCTGCAGATTCCTGGGGTGAAATCGGTCAACGTGGAGATGACGGCGAATGTACGCTCCCGACAGATAGGTGCGGAAGACCTGCTGCAGGGAGTAAGGCATGTGATAGCGGTCGCCAGCGGCAAAGGAGGGGTGGGTAAAAGCACTGTAGCGGTCAACCTTGCCGTCGCGCTGGCACAGCTGGGAGCGAAAGTAGGTTTGCTGGATGCGGATGTGTATGGTCCCTCGGTGCCTTTGTTGATGGGCACGCGCGAAACCCCACCGGTTATCAACGACAAAATTATCCCCGTGGAACGGTATGGTGTGCAGATGATGTCGCTGGGGTTCCTGCTACCCGATGAGCACGCAGTGATCTGGCGCGGTCCGATGGTTGCGGGCACAGTGAGGCAGCTGCTGACCGATGTGCAATGGGGAGAGAAAGACTACCTGATTGTAGACCTGCCCCCCGGAACAGGCGACGCCTCCATCACGCTCTCGCAGTCGGTACCTATCACCGGCGTCGTCATCGTGATGACCCCGCAAGATGTCGCTTTTACCATCGCTGGCAAGGCAGTAGCCATGTTCCGCAAACTGGAAGAAGGCTTAGGGCGTCCGATACCCATACTGGGTATCATCGAAAACATGTCCGGCTTTGTCTGCCCGCACTGCGGCCATTTCACCTCTGTCTTCGCCGGCAGAGGTGCCCCATACGCAGCGGAAAGACTGGAGGTGCCGTTCCTCGGCGCTATCCCGCTCGACCCGAACATCTCTCTCAGTGGAGATGAAGGTGTGCCTGCTGTAGTAGCGCATCCCGAGTCGGCACAGGCGAAAGCTTTCCGGGACATCGCCCAAGCACTGGCAGCACAGTGTAGCATTCACAGTATGGCAGACCCCACTCTCTTGAGGCAGATTCCCGTGATCCGGAGGAGTTAA